A stretch of the Asticcacaulis sp. ZE23SCel15 genome encodes the following:
- a CDS encoding energy transducer TonB, which yields MSEVAHSLHHPLFATTGQRRLSSSVMAGLGIAALLHAGIAVYLFNQNFQIIEPPTLPPEVITKGVMVRFAPPPPTPQPKSPPIDLHKSPITPLAPPPIPVEPSPVDAGPVVTTSPPVTITTGAPTEITGTSSQPAANPYVKAQWASYPTGEAALSYYPKRALDGEVEGEALVECTFNAIGKITACAVLSENPAKYGFGQATVDLLVTHARAKPQTANGALRDGDKMKIRYRWSLD from the coding sequence ATGTCCGAAGTGGCGCACAGCCTTCATCATCCGCTTTTTGCCACGACCGGCCAACGCCGGTTGTCGTCGTCTGTCATGGCCGGGCTTGGCATTGCCGCCCTGTTGCATGCGGGGATTGCGGTCTATCTGTTTAATCAGAATTTTCAGATCATTGAGCCACCAACCCTGCCGCCCGAAGTCATAACCAAGGGCGTTATGGTCAGATTTGCGCCGCCACCGCCTACGCCGCAACCGAAATCACCGCCCATTGATCTGCATAAATCCCCGATAACTCCGCTGGCCCCGCCACCGATTCCGGTTGAGCCATCGCCGGTTGATGCGGGCCCTGTGGTCACGACATCGCCGCCCGTGACGATCACGACGGGCGCACCGACTGAAATTACGGGCACATCCTCGCAACCGGCGGCAAACCCTTATGTAAAGGCGCAGTGGGCCAGCTACCCGACCGGGGAGGCGGCGCTGAGCTATTACCCTAAGCGCGCCCTTGACGGCGAAGTCGAAGGGGAGGCGCTGGTGGAATGTACCTTTAACGCAATAGGCAAGATTACCGCCTGTGCGGTTTTGTCTGAAAACCCGGCAAAGTATGGCTTTGGACAGGCAACGGTGGATCTGCTGGTTACGCACGCCCGCGCCAAGCCCCAAACTGCTAACGGTGCCTTACGCGACGGCGATAAGATGAAGATCCGTTATCGCTGGTCGCTTGACTGA
- a CDS encoding M48 family metallopeptidase, with translation MTSLMNSKHIFAGIAALALASVAACTTNETLGRSQLLLVDNAQLAEPAMAAWQETLKTSKISTDAEMNCRVKTVGARIVQAAGLSGQAWEYVVFDNPQPNAFVIPGNKVGVNSGLFKVVKNDDQLAAVLGHETGHNIAQHAAERYSQQVATSVGIQVAAGATSGRTQQVISSYGGIGAQLGVILPFSRQHELEADKIGVDLMVRAGYKPSELIALWRNMAAQRTGGAQPQFLSTHPSDDTRISQLEAYIKSKGYS, from the coding sequence ATGACATCGCTCATGAACTCAAAGCATATATTCGCAGGTATAGCCGCCCTTGCGCTGGCATCGGTTGCGGCCTGCACTACCAACGAAACGCTGGGGCGGTCACAGTTGCTGCTGGTTGACAATGCGCAATTGGCCGAGCCCGCCATGGCGGCCTGGCAGGAAACGCTTAAGACCTCAAAAATCTCCACAGATGCCGAGATGAATTGCCGGGTGAAAACCGTCGGCGCGCGTATCGTTCAGGCCGCGGGCCTGTCCGGGCAGGCGTGGGAATATGTAGTGTTCGACAACCCGCAGCCCAATGCCTTTGTCATTCCCGGCAATAAGGTCGGCGTAAATTCCGGCCTGTTTAAGGTCGTCAAAAACGATGATCAACTTGCGGCGGTTCTGGGCCATGAAACCGGCCACAACATCGCCCAGCATGCCGCCGAGCGTTACTCGCAGCAGGTGGCGACCTCGGTCGGTATTCAGGTCGCGGCCGGGGCCACATCTGGCCGTACCCAGCAGGTGATTTCCTCTTACGGTGGCATCGGCGCGCAATTGGGGGTTATCCTGCCGTTCTCGCGCCAGCATGAACTCGAAGCCGATAAGATCGGCGTCGATCTGATGGTCAGGGCCGGTTACAAACCGTCTGAATTGATCGCCCTGTGGCGCAATATGGCCGCACAACGCACCGGCGGGGCCCAGCCGCAGTTCCTGTCGACCCACCCGTCGGATGACACCCGCATCAGCCAGCTAGAGGCCTATATCAAGTCGAAGGGCTATAGCTGA
- a CDS encoding FAD-binding oxidoreductase, with protein sequence MTASPYSVIIIGGGIVGLCVGLRALDLGLSATIVAKDDVMATTSAMSAGMVAPALEAMTEADPTLSFARYANAQKSWTAFADGIGLTAVLEMAQPGIWLWEPGPSADDMLKRFTDMGARPKLMTDASLGAIGYDAPFLGIEISGDWVISPEPVLAYLKNLYHERGGQWREANVLKVAVHEVVLTDDERLSAGHVVVCAGFGSGRFVGDVPSLSALSPIKGHLLDMTRKSDSALAGRMVRSPWGYFVFYDGLSKFGATMQSGRGDLDVEDSAVASLKDKSLKFTSGLMPSIDEDAVARVGVRAASPDHWPLIGQDAVSGVWVATGMRRNGWIYAPYAAEAIIAGVTGVALPDDAGLYDPNRFN encoded by the coding sequence ATGACGGCATCACCCTATAGCGTAATCATCATCGGCGGCGGCATAGTGGGCCTGTGTGTGGGCTTGAGGGCGCTTGATCTGGGGCTGTCGGCGACGATTGTGGCCAAAGATGATGTGATGGCGACAACCTCGGCCATGTCGGCGGGCATGGTGGCTCCGGCGCTGGAGGCCATGACCGAGGCCGATCCAACCTTAAGCTTTGCCCGCTATGCGAACGCGCAGAAATCATGGACCGCCTTTGCGGACGGCATTGGGCTGACAGCCGTGCTTGAAATGGCGCAGCCCGGCATCTGGCTGTGGGAGCCGGGTCCTTCGGCCGATGACATGCTTAAGCGCTTTACCGATATGGGGGCGCGGCCTAAGCTGATGACGGACGCGAGCCTTGGGGCGATCGGCTATGACGCACCGTTTCTGGGGATTGAGATTTCCGGCGACTGGGTAATCTCGCCGGAACCAGTTTTGGCCTATCTCAAAAACCTGTACCATGAGCGCGGCGGGCAATGGCGTGAGGCGAATGTCCTTAAGGTCGCCGTCCATGAGGTCGTGCTGACGGATGATGAACGCCTGAGCGCCGGGCATGTGGTGGTGTGCGCAGGCTTTGGTTCGGGGCGCTTTGTGGGGGATGTGCCGTCGCTGTCGGCCCTGTCGCCGATCAAGGGGCATTTGCTGGATATGACACGCAAGTCTGATTCAGCTTTAGCGGGACGTATGGTGCGCTCGCCGTGGGGTTATTTTGTCTTCTATGACGGCCTGTCGAAGTTCGGCGCGACCATGCAGAGCGGACGCGGCGATTTGGATGTCGAAGACAGTGCTGTGGCGTCCCTAAAAGACAAGTCGCTGAAATTCACGTCGGGTCTGATGCCCTCGATTGATGAGGATGCGGTGGCGCGGGTCGGGGTGCGGGCCGCCAGTCCCGATCACTGGCCGCTGATCGGTCAGGACGCCGTGTCTGGCGTGTGGGTGGCCACAGGGATGCGCCGCAATGGCTGGATCTATGCGCCCTATGCCGCCGAAGCGATTATCGCGGGGGTGACCGGTGTAGCTTTGCCGGACGATGCCGGGCTATATGATCCTAATCGGTTCAATTAA
- a CDS encoding transglycosylase SLT domain-containing protein: protein MQALQRASQTTGVDFSYLVKTAQRESSLNPRAKAPTSSAAGLFQFIEQTWLATVKSHGAKHGYGAYANQIVKGANGRYSVPDSAARKQVLGLRYDATAASTMGAELTAGNAAYLKGRTGRNPSAGELYAAHFLGPAGAAQLMQAHDSRPGASAAALFPQAASANRSIFYKQGRAATVAEVMANLTSKAGGAVTMPDTQPDAIEESLSGFLVARAQRVDANQALLDMMFGSDTGDKGLLFQTQLLSAFGPEKDEDRQDKSGLFG from the coding sequence ATGCAGGCCCTGCAACGGGCTTCGCAAACGACAGGCGTGGATTTCAGCTATCTGGTCAAAACCGCCCAGCGCGAAAGCTCGCTCAATCCGCGCGCCAAGGCCCCGACCTCATCGGCGGCGGGCCTGTTTCAGTTTATCGAACAGACCTGGCTGGCCACGGTCAAAAGCCACGGCGCCAAGCACGGCTATGGCGCCTATGCCAACCAGATCGTCAAGGGCGCCAATGGTCGCTACAGTGTGCCTGATAGCGCCGCCCGTAAGCAGGTGCTGGGCCTGCGCTACGATGCCACCGCCGCGTCGACCATGGGGGCGGAACTGACGGCGGGTAATGCCGCCTATCTTAAGGGGCGGACGGGGCGTAATCCGTCCGCGGGTGAGCTATATGCCGCGCACTTTCTGGGGCCAGCCGGCGCCGCACAACTGATGCAGGCTCATGACAGCCGACCGGGGGCTTCGGCGGCGGCTCTGTTCCCGCAAGCGGCTTCGGCTAACCGCTCGATATTCTACAAACAGGGCCGGGCGGCCACCGTGGCCGAAGTCATGGCCAATCTGACCAGCAAGGCGGGCGGGGCGGTGACTATGCCGGATACGCAACCCGATGCCATCGAGGAAAGCTTGAGCGGGTTTTTGGTGGCGCGCGCCCAGAGGGTTGATGCCAATCAGGCGCTGCTCGACATGATGTTCGGCTCAGACACCGGCGATAAGGGCCTGCTGTTTCAGACCCAACTCCTGTCGGCCTTCGGCCCGGAAAAGGACGAAGACCGACAAGATAAGAGCGGTCTGTTCGGTTAA
- a CDS encoding SEL1-like repeat protein encodes MKARNIHTYLLIGAIALLPGVTVAQAQSTQTAAKHSASAEGDITTVTVFGKLKPPTNSLTIDRSSASSCGFMSSSGSGSDGYVRRVIRDESDDYRFSTRSPYGDASNEYNVFYLRDRVRDGGGRSIGGGCGPADFGFAAGRAHIEARDTTMREAVDLYNAGKYPKSLAMFQKSYSKIGYHEAALMIAKMHLYGVGTEKNVPEAIRWYEKLALQPNRSSYKTTSDYMTPMVEASMTLAKIYLIGFDVPKDPKAVRKWFDRAYDVGYAPAGKTLGDMYYFGYDTPRDLGKAVKHYTDTASHGYAPAQYALANILYSGEETIKAAPKKALDWYWHAAKQKHPGATYAVARAYDLGENVKADPDRALSLYKEAAIGGDGDAQNALGTYFYNGQILPKDQVMARKWFEAAAVRGQADGMFNLGVMMMKGEGGETDHTKAYAWLTLAQKAGHPNAEAVLKILEGRMTPTEKAAAEALLAPQA; translated from the coding sequence ATGAAAGCGCGCAATATTCACACTTACCTGTTGATCGGTGCGATCGCATTGCTGCCCGGCGTGACGGTGGCTCAAGCCCAATCCACGCAAACAGCAGCCAAGCATTCTGCCTCTGCCGAGGGCGATATCACGACGGTCACCGTGTTTGGCAAACTGAAACCGCCAACCAATTCCTTAACGATCGATCGCAGTTCAGCTTCATCTTGTGGATTTATGTCGTCGAGCGGCTCCGGATCAGATGGATATGTTCGTCGCGTTATTCGTGACGAGAGTGACGATTACAGATTTAGCACTCGAAGCCCATACGGTGACGCCTCAAATGAATATAATGTCTTCTATCTCCGCGACCGCGTCCGTGACGGCGGCGGTCGTAGTATAGGTGGCGGATGTGGCCCGGCAGACTTTGGTTTCGCCGCCGGGCGCGCCCATATCGAAGCCCGCGATACCACTATGCGTGAGGCGGTTGATCTCTACAATGCCGGAAAATACCCAAAATCTCTGGCGATGTTCCAAAAATCGTATAGCAAGATAGGGTATCATGAGGCCGCGCTCATGATCGCCAAGATGCACCTTTATGGTGTTGGCACCGAGAAGAACGTACCGGAAGCTATTCGGTGGTATGAAAAGTTGGCCCTGCAACCCAACCGGTCAAGTTATAAGACGACCTCAGATTACATGACGCCTATGGTCGAAGCATCTATGACACTGGCCAAGATCTATCTGATCGGCTTTGATGTCCCCAAAGACCCAAAGGCCGTCCGTAAATGGTTCGACCGTGCCTATGATGTTGGTTACGCTCCCGCAGGTAAAACTCTGGGAGATATGTACTATTTTGGTTACGACACGCCGCGCGATCTGGGCAAGGCTGTAAAACACTACACGGATACCGCCAGCCACGGTTATGCCCCCGCCCAGTATGCGCTGGCCAATATCCTCTATTCCGGCGAGGAAACCATTAAAGCTGCCCCGAAAAAGGCACTGGACTGGTACTGGCATGCCGCCAAGCAAAAGCATCCGGGCGCGACCTATGCGGTGGCCCGCGCCTATGATTTGGGCGAGAACGTCAAGGCCGATCCCGATCGGGCTTTGAGCCTCTATAAGGAAGCGGCCATAGGCGGCGACGGTGACGCCCAGAACGCGCTGGGAACCTATTTCTATAACGGCCAGATACTGCCCAAGGATCAGGTCATGGCCCGCAAATGGTTTGAAGCCGCCGCCGTGCGCGGTCAGGCCGACGGCATGTTTAACCTGGGGGTCATGATGATGAAAGGCGAAGGCGGCGAGACTGACCACACTAAGGCCTATGCCTGGCTGACGCTGGCGCAAAAGGCCGGTCACCCCAATGCCGAAGCCGTGCTTAAAATACTGGAGGGCCGGATGACACCGACCGAAAAGGCCGCCGCCGAAGCCCTGCTGGCCCCACAAGCTTAA
- a CDS encoding tetratricopeptide repeat protein, producing MSLKSTAATGAFVARALIISVAVILPASVSAQTATPPPAAETPSETTVTVEGKLKPKTARRVLKLNPNSAASCNFFTSGLGSTDSYVQDYIESTTGSRDPDAMAGPTTFDDDGNVIGGGRSDYFNESSPFGDASLPGAPMRFPSAEAPGTTADQTAYCSGADRGFAAGRASIARRDKTLPEAYALFDAGKFPEALEMAKKSYAKLPDSDGGVEASLLIGKIYLNGLGMKADVPEAIKWLERAAGSRFDATRQMPAFDPKYPDDSLTPISEAAVMLAKVYLTGFGVAKNPKEARKWFERANYVGYVPAAKTLGDIYYYGYDTQKDVKKAVSYYKQAGEVGFAPAQYALAEIYYLGDDGIEPNLKTAVAWYYEASKQNHAGALYSVARAYDAGEGADADPAKALVYYKEAALAGNADAQNAVGTYFYQGGDQIVKDDATARKWFEAAAAQGQMDAMFNLGVMNMKGEGGNKDLVKAWVWFRLAQAKGHESAKAALTALEKRMTDADKAQALAILSPPAKS from the coding sequence ATGTCATTGAAATCCACAGCCGCTACAGGTGCGTTTGTCGCGCGCGCACTCATTATTAGTGTTGCCGTCATCCTGCCCGCGTCGGTTTCTGCGCAAACGGCAACGCCGCCGCCCGCCGCCGAAACACCTTCTGAAACGACCGTAACCGTCGAAGGCAAGCTGAAACCCAAGACCGCCCGTAGAGTCCTGAAACTCAACCCCAACTCCGCCGCCTCATGTAATTTCTTCACGTCGGGTCTGGGGTCTACCGATAGCTATGTGCAGGACTACATCGAATCCACCACCGGCAGCCGCGATCCGGACGCCATGGCGGGCCCCACGACCTTTGATGACGACGGTAATGTGATCGGCGGCGGCCGGAGCGACTACTTTAACGAAAGCAGCCCGTTTGGTGACGCCTCCCTTCCCGGCGCGCCCATGCGCTTTCCCTCCGCCGAAGCGCCCGGTACAACCGCCGATCAGACCGCCTATTGCAGCGGTGCGGATCGTGGCTTTGCAGCCGGTCGGGCCTCCATTGCCCGCCGCGACAAGACCCTGCCCGAAGCCTATGCCCTGTTCGATGCCGGTAAATTCCCCGAAGCGCTGGAGATGGCGAAAAAATCCTACGCTAAACTTCCCGACAGTGATGGTGGCGTGGAAGCGTCACTCCTGATCGGTAAAATCTATCTCAATGGCCTGGGCATGAAAGCCGACGTCCCGGAAGCTATCAAGTGGTTGGAACGTGCCGCCGGCAGCCGCTTTGATGCCACACGCCAGATGCCGGCCTTTGATCCGAAATACCCGGATGACAGCCTGACCCCGATCAGCGAAGCCGCGGTCATGCTGGCCAAGGTATATCTGACCGGTTTCGGCGTGGCTAAAAATCCAAAAGAGGCCCGCAAGTGGTTTGAGCGGGCCAACTATGTCGGCTATGTCCCGGCGGCCAAAACCCTGGGCGATATCTACTACTACGGTTACGATACGCAGAAGGATGTTAAAAAGGCCGTCAGCTATTATAAACAGGCGGGCGAAGTCGGCTTTGCCCCCGCTCAGTATGCGCTTGCGGAAATCTATTACCTTGGAGACGACGGCATAGAGCCGAACCTCAAGACCGCCGTGGCCTGGTATTACGAAGCTTCAAAGCAAAACCATGCGGGTGCGCTTTATAGCGTCGCTCGCGCCTATGACGCCGGTGAAGGCGCCGATGCTGATCCGGCCAAGGCTCTGGTCTATTATAAAGAGGCCGCCCTCGCCGGAAATGCCGACGCCCAGAACGCAGTGGGCACCTATTTCTATCAGGGCGGCGATCAGATCGTCAAGGATGACGCCACAGCCCGCAAATGGTTCGAGGCAGCCGCCGCTCAGGGACAGATGGACGCCATGTTCAATCTGGGTGTCATGAACATGAAGGGCGAAGGCGGTAACAAGGATTTGGTCAAGGCCTGGGTCTGGTTCCGCCTGGCGCAGGCCAAGGGCCACGAAAGCGCCAAAGCCGCCCTCACCGCACTGGAAAAGCGCATGACCGATGCCGATAAGGCGCAGGCTCTGGCGATCCTGTCGCCGCCCGCCAAGTCTTAG
- the rpsJ gene encoding 30S ribosomal protein S10, with translation MDRQNIRIRLKAFDHRVLDHSTREIVNTAKRTGATVRGPIPLPTLIERFTVNRSPHVDKKSREQFEIRTHKRVLDIVDPTPQTVDALMKLDLSAGVDVEIKI, from the coding sequence ATGGATCGTCAGAATATCCGCATCAGACTCAAGGCCTTCGATCATCGCGTGCTGGATCATTCCACACGCGAAATCGTGAACACGGCCAAGAGAACGGGCGCCACCGTTCGGGGACCTATTCCCCTGCCTACGCTCATTGAGCGTTTCACCGTAAACCGTTCGCCGCACGTCGATAAGAAGTCCCGCGAACAGTTTGAAATTCGCACGCACAAGCGTGTGCTCGACATCGTCGATCCGACTCCTCAGACCGTGGACGCGCTCATGAAGCTCGACCTGTCGGCGGGTGTCGATGTCGAGATTAAGATCTGA
- the rplC gene encoding 50S ribosomal protein L3 has protein sequence MRTGLIAKKLGMTRYFDNDGVHVPVTVLSLEGCQVVAQRTKDRDGYVALQLGAGSAKAKNTTKPERERFAKAQVEPKAILAEFRVSEDALVDVGAELSADHFVEGQKVDIQGTTIGKGFAGAMKRWNFGGMRATHGVSVSHRAHGSTGQRQDPGRTFPGKKMAGHYGVETVTTLNLEVVRVDAERGLLYIRGAVPGSEGSFVKIRDAVKKAAPQGLPFPAGIKSVAAAPVAANEAPAEAPAAEEGAE, from the coding sequence ATGCGGACGGGCTTGATTGCCAAAAAGCTGGGCATGACGCGTTATTTCGATAACGATGGCGTCCATGTGCCAGTTACCGTTCTCTCCCTAGAGGGCTGCCAGGTTGTGGCGCAGCGTACGAAGGACAGGGACGGCTATGTCGCGCTCCAGCTCGGTGCTGGATCGGCGAAAGCAAAGAACACCACGAAGCCGGAGCGTGAGCGCTTCGCCAAGGCTCAGGTTGAGCCCAAGGCGATCCTCGCTGAGTTCCGTGTTTCCGAAGACGCGCTTGTCGACGTCGGTGCTGAATTATCGGCTGACCACTTCGTTGAAGGTCAGAAGGTCGACATTCAGGGCACGACCATCGGTAAGGGCTTTGCCGGCGCCATGAAGCGCTGGAACTTCGGTGGTATGCGTGCAACTCACGGTGTGTCGGTGTCTCACCGGGCACACGGTTCAACGGGTCAGCGTCAGGATCCAGGCCGTACCTTCCCTGGGAAGAAGATGGCCGGTCACTACGGTGTTGAAACCGTGACGACCCTGAACCTCGAAGTGGTTCGCGTTGATGCCGAGCGTGGCCTTCTTTACATTCGCGGTGCTGTTCCCGGTTCGGAAGGGTCTTTCGTTAAGATCCGTGACGCCGTGAAAAAGGCCGCTCCGCAAGGTCTGCCGTTCCCTGCTGGTATTAAGTCTGTAGCTGCCGCTCCGGTCGCTGCAAACGAAGCTCCGGCTGAGGCTCCTGCCGCAGAAGAGGGAGCTGAATAA
- the rplD gene encoding 50S ribosomal protein L4, giving the protein MKIQVTNLNADQAGELELSDNVFGLEDIRSDILARVVNWQLAKRRAGTHKVQTRNENSRTGKKMYKQKGSGGARHGSRRAPQFVGGSRAFGPVVRSHAFDLPKKVRALGLRHALSSKVKSGSLIILDQAIVDAPKTQSLLASFEKLGLKNALFIAGPEVDTNFALASRNIPNIDVLPNAGLNVYDILRREKLVLTKSAVEAIEARFAVGA; this is encoded by the coding sequence ATGAAAATCCAAGTCACCAATCTGAACGCTGATCAAGCGGGCGAGCTGGAACTTTCGGACAACGTCTTCGGTCTCGAAGATATCCGCTCCGACATTCTGGCCCGCGTCGTGAACTGGCAGTTGGCCAAGCGCCGCGCCGGTACGCACAAGGTTCAGACCCGCAACGAGAATTCTCGTACGGGTAAGAAGATGTATAAGCAAAAAGGCTCCGGCGGCGCGCGTCACGGCTCACGTCGTGCCCCGCAGTTCGTTGGCGGTTCGCGCGCTTTCGGTCCGGTTGTTCGCTCTCATGCGTTTGACCTGCCTAAGAAGGTTCGTGCACTGGGCCTGCGTCACGCTCTGTCGTCCAAGGTTAAGTCCGGCTCGCTGATCATTCTTGATCAGGCGATCGTGGACGCCCCGAAGACCCAAAGCCTGCTGGCATCTTTCGAGAAACTCGGCCTGAAGAACGCGCTGTTTATCGCGGGTCCTGAAGTCGACACCAACTTCGCTCTGGCCTCGCGCAACATCCCGAATATCGATGTGCTGCCGAACGCCGGTCTCAATGTCTATGACATTCTGCGTCGTGAAAAGCTGGTTCTGACCAAGTCTGCGGTCGAAGCCATCGAAGCACGCTTTGCTGTGGGAGCTTAA
- a CDS encoding 50S ribosomal protein L23 — translation MAATIRNYDVLLSPHITEKATLLSEQNKVVFKVSLDSSKDEVASAVEALYGVKVTKVNTIVQKGKTKRFKGIKGRRIDVKKAIVTLEEGQSIDITTGL, via the coding sequence ATGGCTGCTACTATTCGCAATTACGACGTTCTCCTGTCGCCGCACATCACCGAAAAGGCCACTCTGCTGTCCGAGCAGAACAAGGTTGTCTTCAAGGTGTCGCTGGACTCCTCTAAGGACGAAGTCGCCTCGGCGGTCGAAGCGCTTTACGGCGTTAAGGTCACCAAGGTGAACACTATCGTTCAAAAGGGTAAGACCAAGCGCTTCAAGGGCATTAAGGGTCGCCGCATTGATGTCAAAAAGGCGATTGTTACCCTCGAAGAGGGCCAATCCATAGACATCACAACCGGCTTGTAA
- the rplB gene encoding 50S ribosomal protein L2 — translation MALKQYNPTSPGRRQLVLVDRSELHKGRPEKSLVEGLTKSGGRGAGGRIAVRFRGGGAKRLYRIIDFKRRKFDVVGTVERLEYDPNRTAFIALINYADGEKAYILAPQRLKAGDQIIASEKVDVKPGNAAPLRALPIGTIIHNVELKPLKGGQLARSAGAYAQLVGRDAGYAQIRLGSGELRMVLDTCMATVGAVSNQDHMNENLGKAGRSVHKGRRPHVRGVAMNPIDHPHGGGEGRTSGGRNPVTPWGKPTKGRKTRTNKATDKFIIRSRHVKKAR, via the coding sequence ATGGCTTTAAAGCAATATAATCCGACCTCCCCCGGCCGTCGTCAGCTTGTTCTGGTTGACCGTTCGGAACTTCACAAGGGTCGCCCTGAGAAATCACTCGTCGAAGGCTTGACCAAGTCCGGCGGTCGTGGTGCCGGTGGCCGTATCGCTGTCCGCTTCCGCGGCGGTGGTGCAAAGCGCCTGTACCGCATCATCGACTTCAAGCGTCGCAAGTTTGATGTGGTTGGCACGGTTGAGCGTCTGGAATATGACCCTAACCGTACCGCGTTCATCGCTCTGATCAATTACGCCGACGGCGAAAAGGCCTATATCCTGGCCCCGCAACGCCTCAAGGCCGGTGACCAGATCATCGCCTCTGAAAAGGTTGACGTGAAGCCCGGTAATGCCGCTCCGTTGCGCGCCCTGCCGATCGGCACGATCATTCACAATGTTGAGCTGAAGCCGCTTAAGGGTGGCCAGTTGGCCCGCTCGGCCGGCGCCTATGCCCAGCTTGTTGGTCGTGACGCCGGTTACGCTCAGATCCGTCTGGGTTCGGGCGAGCTGCGCATGGTGCTCGACACCTGCATGGCGACCGTCGGCGCTGTGTCCAACCAGGACCACATGAACGAAAACCTCGGTAAAGCCGGTCGCTCTGTCCATAAGGGCCGTCGTCCACACGTCCGCGGTGTCGCCATGAACCCGATCGACCACCCGCACGGTGGTGGTGAAGGCCGTACCTCCGGTGGTCGTAACCCTGTGACACCTTGGGGCAAGCCCACCAAGGGTCGTAAGACTCGTACCAACAAAGCGACGGATAAGTTCATCATCCGCTCGCGTCACGTTAAGAAGGCTCGCTAA